The Acidobacteriota bacterium genome contains the following window.
TCGCGGGTGCCCTGGGCGAAGATCCGGCCTCCCTGAATGGCGACGCTTCCGTAGCCTTCTCCCAGGTCGGACGTGGACCAGACCAGGGAAGGACCGCCGGCCGGCCACTGCCCGAGCAATCCGGTTTCGGTGGAAAGGCCGGTTCTATCAGGTCCCCGCCACTGGGGCCACAAGCCCTCGGGAAAGGAATTGTTGGAATGGGGAAGCTGTACCTGGCTGCAGGAAGCCAAAACGAGAACAATGGCAAGCAGTGCAGTAATCGGGAGGCCCTTGTGGCTCATGGCGATTCTCCTTTCGCTGAAGATGGCCGCATTGTACACCTTTGCGGCCGGGCTTGGCCTCACTCAATTCGGGGTCGACGGGCCCTTTGCGTCCAGGCCGAACGACCTGTTTTCGACTTGAAACCAGTCCGGTTCCTGCCGGGCGATCGGCGTAGTGGCCGGACGACGTGCGCGGGGCGTCACAATCCCCGGCTGTGGTTTGCGATCGGCCGCAATTGTGATAAGACTTTAGCTAGATTCCCCTGGCCGAGTCCGTGAGCGCGTGGTTGGGGCAGCAGTCCCTGCAGGCTTTTGGCGCGGCCGGGTTCACAGGGAGGTCCTGATGAAGCTGGGATGGATTGGCTTGGTGGGCGTCGCCCTGGCGTTGACCGTCGCCTATTTTCCGAGAGAATCGGAAGAACCATTGGATACTGAAATGAGTTGGAACGCTTCGGGTCATGTCGGGGCGGTGGCCGCGGGCGACAGTCGCGCGGTGGACGCCGGGATCGAGATTCTGCGTGAGGGCGGCAATGCCGCCGATGCCGCCGTCGCCGTCATCCTGGCGCTCAGCGTGACCGACTACGGGCAATACTGCATCGGTGGAGAGGTCCCGTTTCTCATTTACGACACCCGGCGTGAGGCCGTGGAGGTGCTCTCGGGTCAGGGAGCGGCCCCCAAGCTGGCGACGCTGGAGCATTTCAGCAAGATCGGCGGGATTCCGGAGGGAGGGGATCCCAACAACCTCCAGGCTGCGGCAGTCCCGGCAGTCATCGACCTGTGCGTGACCGCGCTGGAGCGGTACGGCACCCGAACCTTTGCCCAGGCCGCCCGCCCCGTGGTGGAGATCCTGGACGCCGGTCAGGAACCCTGGCACCCGAAACTGGCCGGAACGCTGCGGCGCCTGATCGAGGCCGAAACGCAGGCCGAAGGAGATCGGCTTCAGGGACTGCGCGCCGTATCCGACCGCTTCTACCGGGGAGACATCGCCGAAGAGTTGGATGCCTGGTACCGGAAGCATGGCGGACTGCTGCGGAAGGAGGACCTGGCCGCCCACCGGACCTGGGTGGAGGAGCCGGTTGCCATCGACTATCGGGGCTATACCGTCTGCAAGGCCGGGGCCTGGACCCAGGGGCCCTATCTCTCCCAAACGCTTCGATTGCTGGAGGGGTACGACCTCCGGCAAATGGGCCATCTTTCGGCCGACTACATCCACGTGGTCGCCGAGGCCATGAAGCTGGCGCTGGCCGACCGCGATCGCTACTACGGCGATCCGCGTTTTGTGGAAGTGCCTCTGGACAGCCTCCTGTCGGATCCCTACACGCTTTTGCGCCGACCGCTGATCGACCTCGCCAAGGCCTCGCTCGAGGTTCGCCCGGGAGATCCCTACGGCATGCGTCCGATCCAGGTGTCCAGCAAGCAGGTTCCACGCAGTGTCGGCGAGTCCAGCGATACCACCACCTGCGTGGTGGCCGACCGTTGGGGCAACGTGGTGGCGGCCACCCCCAGCGGATGGGGCAGCCAGGTGGATGAAGGCGGAAGCACGGGCGTTACCCACGGGACCCGCCTGGTCAGCCTGAATACCTGGGAGGGACACCCCAACGTGGTGGCTCCCGGCAAACGGCCCCGTATCACATTGACGCCCACCATCGTTCTCAAGCAGGGCAAGCCGGTCATCGCCATCAGCGTGGCCGGGGGCGATCATCAGGACCAGGTGAGCCTGCAGTTGCTGCTGGACGCCATCGAATTCGGGATGGAGCCGGCTCGGGCCGTCACCGTTCCACGCTTCGCCACCGCTCATCACACGGGATCCTTCAGCCAGCCTGCTCCCCAGTTGGGAAGCCTGAGCCTCTATGAGGGCACTGACCAGGGGGTAGCCGACGATCTCAAGAGCCGCGGCCACCGCCTGCAATTCGTGGAGCGGGTGGCCAGTCCGGTCATGCTTCAGGTGGACCCGGAAGAGGGAACGGTTCTGGTGGCCGGCGATCCCAAGGCGGGCCGCCACGCCGCGGCATTGGAGAGTGAGGAGTGATGCAGGTCAAGCGCGCCCACGAATTCCGCCGTGCTCGCCGCGGATTCTCGGAGTGGAAGCGTTCTCGGTTGAATCATTGGCCTGACCCTCAACCAGTTTTGGTACTCGTCTCATTCAGGGGAAGGAACAGGCCCATGCGACACTCAATTCCCGTTTCAGTTGCCCTCCTGCTGCTGTTTTCCAGCATCCCCGAATCCCTGTTTGCGGCCTCCAGGGTAGCTGTCACCGTCAACAAGGTCAGGCCCGGAAGGGGAAAGTTGCACATTACGCTGGTCAACAAGGCACAGTTTCTGATGCGGAAGAAGTTGAAAAAGCCCTTGCAGAAAGGCATCGTCAAGCCATTGGGCAAGTCGGTTCAGTATGAGTTCCAGGATGTGCCCCCGGGGGATTACGCGGTTCAGGTGCTGCAGGACTTCGACGAAGACGGATTTATGACCGACAACTGGCTGGGTCTTCCTAAAGAGCCTTGGGGGATGTCCAACAATCCGCCCGTCGGACTCGGTGGGCCGAAATGGGAGCGCGCCAAGTTTACCGTCACCGAGAGCTCCGAGGTGGTGAAGGTCAGCCTTGACTTGAGATAGATCGGGAAAGCGAGGGTGCAACCCCTTTGCCCCTCAGTGGAACCGACCCGGAGAGAACGCGGCGGGGGCCGCGCCGGAAGGCTCTCGCAGGACCAGGCTGGCGGCCAGAAGTCCTACCGAGTAGCTGGCGGCCACACCGTGCCCTGCCAGCCCCGCCAGCCAGAAGAACCCCTCCACCGAAGAGTCCCATCCCACTACCAATCGACCGTCGGGAGCCAGGGTTCTGAGTCCGGCCCAGGATCGCCGAATGGGCAGGTCGGCCAGCCTGGGGTAGTAGCGGGTCACCTTGTCGGCCAGCATTTGCAGGGCTGCCGGATCGTCTGCCGCAAGACCGGGTTCTTGAGCTTCTTCGTCACATGGGCAGAGGAGAAGGCCGCCCGATTCGGGGCGAAAGTAGAGGTCCCGGCTGAGGTCCCAGACGATGGGCCATTGGGACTCGACCCAGTCCAGGGGCTCGGTCACGAACAGATGGCGGCGGTAGGGAACCAGCGGAACCGGAGAGGCCCCGGCCAATTGCCCGATCTGTCGGGCCCAGGCGCCGGCCGCGTTGACAACAATATCGGCTTTTATTTCTTCGGATTCGGTTTGGACGCCGCAAACCCTGCCCTGGCGGACCACAATCCGGCGCAGCGGGCTCGAAGTTTTCAGCCGGGCTCCCAGCGAGGCTGCCGCCTTCAGATAACCTTGCAGGAGGTTGTGGATGTCGACCACCCCGTCGGTCGGGCACCACAAGCCCCCCTCGGCCGGAGAACCCTCCAGGATCGGCACGGCCTCGACGATGCGTTCGATGGGCCACCATTCCGCCGGCACCCCGCGTTCGCAACTGCGGGCGCCGTCCTGCTTCAGCCTGGCCGAGTCCCCGGCCGAGGCCAGCAAGAAGGAGCCATTCTGTTCGAAGTGGGTTTCGAGCGGCCAATCCCGGGGCAGATTGCGAAGGAAGGCCGCTCCCCCTCGGGCCAGGGCGGCAATGGATTCGTGAGGCACCACTTGGCGCACCATGGCCGCGTTTTGTCCCGAGGCATGCATCCCGGGAACCTCTTCCTGTTCCAGGATGGTGACCCGTTCCATGCCCATGCGGGCCAGGTGAAAGGCCGTGGCTGCTCCGGCAAACCCGGCGCCCACCACCACAATGGAGGGCTGATGGTTGCTCACGGGAAGAATCCGATGTTGAGGTTCAGAAACGGCCGCCCGCGCGCACTCGTGCCGGGAGTGTTCCTTGCGGGCGGCCGTCCGCTATTGAGATAATGCAGTTCCAGCTAGTCCGTTCGCGAAAGGAACTCTGCCATGAAATTCGCCATGCACAACTGGATGCGCCAGGAATCCATTGAAACCACTATCGAGCGCCTCCACCGCCTCGGTTATGACGGGATCGAGATCAGTGGAGAACCGACCCAATATGATACAAGCCAGGTCGCCCGATTGCTGGAAAAGTACCAGTTGGCTTGCTGGGGCTCACACAGCATCATGATGCCGGGGCGGGACCTGGTATCCGAGGAGGCATCGGTTCGGGCCGAAACAGTGAAGTACATGCAGGCCTGCGTGCGCATGGTTCATGAGCTTGGCGGGTCGATTTTCGTGATTTTCCCCAGTGAGTGCAACCGGCTCGCGCGGGTGGCCGGTCCGGACCAGGAATGGAGGTGGGGGATCGAAGGGGTCCGCCAGATTGCCGAATATGCTGCCGAGCGCGGTATTCGCGTCGGTGTCGAAGCCCTGAACCGGTTCGAGACCCATTTCATCAACCGCCACGATCAGGCCCTGGCGCTGGCCGACGAGGTGGGGCCGGAAGTGGGCGTGGCTCTGGATGCCTTTCACATGAACATCGAGGAAGTCGACCCCCTGCAGGCCATACGCAACGTGGGCTCGCGCCTGATCGATTTCCACGTTGCCGACAACAACCGGCGGCCGCCGGGACAGGGAAGCTACGACTGGAAAGCAGTGATCCGGACCCTGCGAGAGGTGGGGTACGACTCCTATCTCACCCAGGAATTTGTCAATCCCGTCGATCGAACCCCCCTTGGAGTCCGGAAGGAGGCCGGGTCGGGAGAGGTCTCCGCCGACATGCTGAAATTCCTGCAGGATCACGGATCGGGCGTGATCAGCACCGAGGAGTACGACGAATCGGTCCGGCAAGGCATTACCTACCTGAAAACGCTCGTGTGAAGGGCGCCTGTCACACGTGCAGAACGATCCATTGGCGTTCCACCGTCACCGGAAAGGTCTCCACACTGGGTTCATTCTCCGCCCGGGATCCTGAACGGGCGGGTTCCACCGTTACCGGATAGACCTTCAGCTTCACCCCGTCCGGCTTGTGGACCGACCTGCCGGTTGTCACATCGAACTCCCACCCGTGCCAGGGACAGCGGATGATTCGGCCCTCGAGGCCGTAGCGAAACTCCCCTACCGGAGAGGGAAGCATGGTGCCGGTCACTTGCCCCAGGCAGAGGGGGCCTCTCTGGTGGGGGCAGAGGTTGAGCAGCGCGTGGTAGCTGCCCCCGATGTTGAAGACACCGATGGAACGCCCGCGGGCATCCACGATCTTGCGCTCTCCCGGCTGCAGTTCCTCGGTGGTGCACACCCGGTACCGCTTAGCCATTCCTTTGCTCCTCGACGTCCGGGGCTTGGTTTTCCAAGCTGTAGAGTTCCTGGGCATTTCGCCAGAAAATGCGTTCACCCAGCTCTTTTGGTACTTTGGGAAAGGCCGCCAAAGGAGAATCGAAGTCCCAATGGGGATAGTCGCTGGCGAACATCAGGACACGGTCGGCTCTCATCATCTCGAACAGCTCCAGCAACTGTGAGGTCCTGGGGGGCTCCTCAATGGGCTGGCTGGTGAAGCGCACGTGCTCCAGAATGGTCTCGCTGGGCAGACGCTTCAACCAGGGGGTTTGAATGCGCAAGGCCTTGTAGTTCTTGTCGAAGCGCCACATCAAGTGAGGGACCCAGCCGAAGCCGCCTTCGATGCATACGAACTTGAGCCCGGGGAATTTCTCGAATACCCCTTCGGATACCAGGCTGACCAGTTGGGCCATGTAGCTCTGACTGATGTTGGTGTGTTTTTCGAAGTAGCTGGACGGGTACCCGGCCGAGGTGGGCGGCCCGGAGATCCCAGATCCCTCGTGGCCGGGATGTATGGCCACCGGCAGGTTGCATTCCTGAGCGGCCTCGTAGATGGGGTGGTAGAAGGGATTCCCGTAGGGGATGCGCGAGGCCGAGGTCATGATGGTCTGCTTGATGCGCGGGTGCCCGCCCAGGCGGCGGATTTCCCGGGCCGCCGCGGCCGGGTTCTGGGGCGCGATCGCCAGGGAGCCGAACAGGCGCGGGTCCTCGCCAAGCCAGGCTTCGATCAGCCAGTCGTTGTAGGCTCCAGCCATCACCGGGGCGTAGTAGTAATCGGCCGAGGTGCCGATGCCCACGATCTCGGCGCCCGTCAGGATGGCGTAGTCGATGTCGTAAGCGTCCAGCAGTTGCTTGCGCATCGTCCGGTAGCAGGATCCGGGAGGCCCGCCCCTGGGAGGGAAGGCGTCGCGCCGCAGCACCCCGATCGGATTGGCGTAACCGGTGCCGGCCGTGTCCGGAATGGGAAATCCGCGCTCGCGCATGCCGGCGGGCAGATAGGGCTTGAGATCGTTCCAGCAGCGGGGTTGGTTGTGGACGTCGGTGTCGATCAGCGACAGGCGGCGGCCTCGCTTCCTGCCGGCCTTTTTCGTGGGATCGGCGTTGTCTTGGTGCCCCATCGTCTTTCCGGTGGTTGCCAAATGAATGGGAATGAGCGGCCGCTGTCGCTCATTTCCGATGCTGCAAGAATCTACCGCTCCCGGCATTTTCCCCCGATCCGGACCCAAAAGACAACGGCTTCCCGCATCCGGCTTGCTGGAAGCAAACGCCGGCGCCGGATGTCGGGAGCCGGTTCAAAGGCAAGCAGGGCCAAAGTTTTTATTCACATCGATGCACAGGATGCACAGGATTTTTTCTGGAGACGGGCGGGGGGCGTGCACGCGGGCAAACGGGAGCTTCCCAAAGGGAGCTTGTCGGCTTTCAGAGAAGTCGCCGGACGGATATTCCCCCAACCGCACGACCGGGTGGAAACCCCCGGGAGCGCGGGCGTCCCGCCCGCATGCACTCCCGTTCGGTTCCGCTGAGTTTCCCTGCGATGCGGCACCCGGCCACCCTGCCGGCAGGTACGGCATGTGCTCGGCCGAAGTAGAGTCCTGGCGCCGTTGCCGGTCGAGCCAGGTGGAGGAGATGAACGAGGCTGCGGGAAGACTTGTGCGGGCGGGACGCCCGCGCTCCCGGGGGGGCTTCATTCCCTGACGTCGTCGTACTTGATCCGCAATCAGGTGGCAGTCCCCTATGCCCCGTGGGACCTGTTCGAACTTCGGCGCGTCTTGATGGACGACTGGGCATGCCATTGCCAGCAAGATCCATCGTCGTCCATTTAAGTCTATAACGGACTGTATATTCAGTGATTTAAAACAATACACCATGAATCAGCCTGGCCCGTAACTTCCCTTGCAATCCATAATCAACCCCCATATAATAGGGGGATGCATACTGTAATGGATCCCGCCCACACTCCGCGAAAAACCAAACCCAGGGGCTGCCATCCCGACAAGGCCCTGTCGGCTCCCTTCCTGCGTTCCGCTCCGCCGGGAAGACACGCCGACGGCAACGGGTTGTACCTGTTCGTGCAGCCCAGCGGAACCCGGAGCTGGATTCAGCGGCTGGTCGTTCGCGGCCGACGCCGCGAGCTAGGTCTCGGCAGCGTCCGGTTGGTCTCGCTGGCCGAGGCCCGCGAAAAGGCGCTGGCCAACCGCAAGCTCGCCCGTGAAGGTGGAGACCCCCTGGCCGAGAAGCGCCGCGCCGAAGGCATACCGAGCTTCTCGGAAGCCGCCGCGCGCGTGCTGGAACAGAAGCGGGCCGGCTGGCGCAGCCGGAGTCACGCGCAGAGCTGGCTGAGCGGCATGGAACGCTACGCCTTCCCGCGCATCGGGAAGATGCCGGTCTCTGAGGTGTCGAGCGCCGACGTGCTGGAGATTCTCTCGCCGATATGGCACGTCAAGCCGGATATGGCCGGGAAGCTGCGCCAGCACATGCGGGCGGTGTTAGAATGGGCCGTGGCGATGGAGCTTCGCCTCGACAACCCCTGCGACCGCGTGGGACCGGTCCTGGGGCCTCAACACAAGGTGGTCGAGCACATGCGGGCCTTGCCTCACGGCAAGGTGCCGGCGGCCATCCGGACGGTGCGGGCATCGACGGGAGCGCCGGGCGTCAAGCTGGCCTTCGAGTTTCTAGTGCTCACGGCGGCCAGGTGGGGCGAGGTGCGATGGGCCGAGTGGTCGGAGATCGATCGAGACGAGGGTGTGTGGACCCTCCCGGCGAAGCGGACGAAGGCGAACCGCCGGCACCGGGTGCCGCTGTGTGGACGTGCCCTGGAGATCCTTGAGGCGACGCGGGCGCTCGGGGACGGAACCGGTACACTGGTGTTCACCGGCCGGCCCGGGAGAGCGATCGAGGAGAAGCAGCTGCGCCGGCTGCTCGGGAAGCACAAGATCGCAGCCGTACCGCATGGGTTCCGATCCAGTTTCCGGGACTGGGCGGCCGAGGCAACCGACCATCCCCGCGAGGTCATCGAGGCGGCCCTGGCGCACGTGGTCCGGAACAGGGTCGAGGCGGCCTATGCGCGCTCGGACCTGTTCGAGCGCCGGCGCCGGCTCATGGACGATTGGGCCGGCTACCTGGCTGCCCCGGCTGGCTGATCCACCGTTCAGCAGCGCTCGATGGCCTTCCCACCACCAGCACCCCTCTCGTGCGGCGCGCCCGGCGAGGCGGCGGGGACAGCGGGGCCGGTCCGCAACGCGTAATAAAGGAGAGCCAGCCTACCCAGTGTCATACACTGGGGCTGGCGAGGGGCTCCGCCCCTTCGAACCCCGACCGGGGGGAGTTCCCCCCTGCCCCCCATCACCCCCGCCGCTCCCTTCTCTCACTCCCATAACGGAGGCCTCGATGACGCGACAAGCGACACCGACGGGGCTGTTGCGGCGTTTCGGGGAAGCATTCGACCACAACGGCGAGGGCTCCGTCCTCTGAGAGAAAGGGGTTGTGGGTAGCAGGATCCCCGTCATGTTAGACCACCCCCCGTGGGAAAGTCGGGGCCAACCATCCCGGCCCCACGCACGAAGGGGAACCGCGCACACCGGGTCCCGCTGTGCCGTAGCGCCCTGGAGGTCCTGGAGGAGGCGCGGGCGCTCAGCTCCTGACACTTTCGGTGCCCAAAAACGTGCCATTTTCAATGCCCAAAACCCTGCAATTTTCGATGCCCATTGACAGTTGGGAATCGCCGCCTACCAGGCAAAGCTCACGGACTTAGTGGGAATCTGGATATCTCTGAATAGAGATCCGCAAAGAACCAGGCGTTCCCGGCAATGAGCGACAGGCTAGTTGTCCTGCCAGGTAACCCGTTAAGCCAGCGAATAGCCAGTGCCGCCAGCAGATAGGCACCAACCGGAAACAATCCCCAAACCTCGAATCTCGGAGTCAACGCAAGGTATGCGGAGGCCGGCAGAATAAGCGCCGCCGCCACAAGTAACAGGGTGGTCTTTCGCAGGAGCGCTCCGGCAAAGGCGACCAGAATACTGAGCGGCACGGACATCCAAAAGAACAGGCTGACTATCATGTTTCTCCTCAGCAGTTGGCGTAACCAATGAGCTCATACCCGTAGATTAGCCAAGAGAACTCTCCCCAATCTCTGTGACTGGTGCTCCATCTGGCCCAGCCGTTGTCGTGGCGCACTTCCGCTTTCTGTAATACCCAGGTCGCCACATCATCGTCTCCGAAGTCGTAGTTGTATGATCGGTTCCACGTTGTGTAGCGTGAACGGTAGGAGTTTACAAAAGAACTGCCACGGCACGAATCTACAAACCAGCTCGTGCCGATAGGGGTATTGGGATTGGCCCAGCATTCCCCACCTCCAACCGAGATGTAACTGCCATCCCCAGGGTAGTACCAACGAGCCCAACTGGTCGTATACGTTAGCATGTACTTAGGTGGGTCGTAGGTGACGATCGTGGTGGTGGCGCGTCCCAGGCATTCTGGATAGCTGGCACTGTTTTGTCGCTCTTCCTCGTCCATCTCGTCCAGGTCCGCCGTTACTCCCAACTTGATGCTGTAGACTTTAGCGATTTCCTGCTGCAGCCTCGACAGGCTGGGGCCATCTTGAGGCAGCTCTGCCGCAATTGCCCCATGAAGGCGCTGGGCATCCGCGTTTACATCCCACGTCATGTTCATGGTGCGATATGTGTTGGTGCGTGTATCGACCATCCAGAAGAAGTCCTGGATATCGCCCCCGTGCTGGCCTTCGATATTGACGACTCGGTACCCATTCTCTGTGCCCAGAGCGACAGACCTCAGAACAAAGTCGGTGCTGGAATGGGGCGCCAACGGAACCGGTGTGACTTGAACCGTAAGCCGAATCGCCTCATCCATTCGCGCCCGGGATCCGCTGTCGCGTTCATAACCCCACTCGTGGGCGCCGCTTTGAGTCCAGGCGTTGCCGGCAAGCAACGTCAGACAAAGCACCACTGAAAGAGAAAGGGACATGAACCGAGCGTAAGGTGACTTGTGGTGTTTTGTGACTCTCATGACCTCCTCCTTTGGGTTGCAACTGTTGGTATCGAGTCAAGCGGTATGTCCGCCTGATGCCCTATAAACGATTGAGGAGGCAATCGGTCACAACTTTTTTTCGATGCGAGTACTCAGCAAGCGGATGGCGCGATGCAGGCGGGTTCCCACACTCGAGCGGGAGATATGAAGGCGACAGGCGATTTGCTGGTTCGAAAGACGTTGGTTGGTGTGCAACTCAAGGACTCGGCGGTAGGTATCGGGCAGCATCTTCACCATCTCTGCCAACAGGGTCATCAACTCCTTTTCCTGAGCAATCACTTCCGGATTCGGAGCCAAGTCAAATATGTCTCTCTGAGCGACTTCACGGCGCCGCGCGCGGCGCACGTCTTTAGCCGTGTTGTGGACGATCTTTTTCACCCAGGGACAGGCCTTGGGTTTGTCGAAGCGGGTGTGGCCTATGGATTGAAGGATCTTGATCCAACTGGTCTGCAACACGTCTTCGGCGAGGCTATCGTCACCAGCCACTCGACTCGCCAGCGGTGTAAACCGCCTGGAGCAACAGACAATCCATCCCTCCAGATCTCTTTCCAGCAGCGGACATCCCTCGGCGGCCTGCTTCAGCTCGGGGGTGGGAATGACGTGGAAGTCATCAGATGGGTTCATTCATTACCCCCCAGCCCTGTGTCCCTTTGAGCCTATCGTTTTTCAGCCGTCAAGCGTTTGACAGGCTGCTGAGAACAAACGTGACCACTCATTGGGGAATCCCCAGCGACCGGCAGGAACACGGTTGCCGCTCCGGGTAGGAGCGGGGGTGTAAGGTGGACGACACCCCCTATCCTTTAATGCCTCGTCTCTGAGTCAGCGGCGGTGGGCCTTGCCGCCGCTCCCTGCCGTACCATAGGTGAGGACCAATCCAGATCACGGAGATAACGAAGATGCTGACAGTTCCCAAAACGGCCATAGACATTCGAGTTCCATTCAGGTTCAAAGGGACTCAGACGAAAGATCTTTCCTTTCCGGATCGACCGGCGCGGCGTCACGCAGGGGTTTGCCCTTTGAGGAGGCATTTGCACGGGCTGTTCCCTGGCGGCACAGGCGAAAATTGCGCCGGAAATGGACGTAGAGTCCGACCCGATAGCCCGTTTCTCCTAATCCGACCAGAGCTTGCCTGGTCTCCCCTTCGCCAGCATGGCATCGAGAATCAGATAGTTAGCTTACAGAAGATTTTGTGAATCAGGTGTGATAGTCTTGCTGTTTTCAGTGAAATTTTAGTAATTGTTCAGCAGAACGGCGCGAAAACGGCCGGCGGGACTACGGTAGTTTCGCGCATTCCTGCATCCCACGTTCCCTGGTTTCGCGCCGGAGGCGCCGGCTGCGTTCTGAAGCGGGAAAGGAGTTGGGAGCGTTGAACAACCAAGAAGAACCAGAGCGGGAGATCGAGGCGCTATGGGAGTCCATCTCCAGGCTGAGCGCCGCAAACCTGCGAATCAGCGAAAGTTCCGACCTCGAAACCGTCCTGCGCGAGGCGCTGGAATCCCTTCGCCAAGGCGTCCATCAACTTCCGCCTCTGGGGTGCACGCCGACGGCGTCGTAGGGGTGAATACTCTACAGAGACCAGGTTATTAACCTGGATGGTGCACACTTTTGACCACCACAACGCTTCTCTCTCAGAGGGCGGAAGCCCTCGCCGTTGTGGTCAAAGACCTTCACGAAACGCCGCATCAGTAGTGCGGCAACACGGAATTCCCGCGTCTGATGTAAAAAGGCGACGCGAGGCTGTGCCGCCTCGCTACCCCCGCCTCGCACGGCGCTCCGCCGCGCCGCACGAAAGCGGTGCAGGTGCCGCCGCCTGTGGGGAAACCGGAATGGCGGTTCGCTCAGTGGGCGGCATTCGGTCGGGGCCAACCGTCGCGACGTAACTGTTCGGTCAAGACGTGGGCTCGACCTCCTGCAGGCTTGTCCTCCATGCCGACCGAGCAACGGACGAAGCGCCCACCTCCATCGGGACTGAGGACAAAGAGCGGAGATGAGACCCGTGGTGTCGGAACGAAAGGGTCGGTTCGCCAGCCGTGTAAAGGGGTTTTGCGGCTAGCGAGCGTCCTCGGCTGGCCTGTCCGGAGGGTGGTCCAGCCGCTGGGCTGGTGGCTCAGCGGCGACACCGGCGCAATGTGGCTTGATCGCTGCAGGGAGGATGCCGATCAACTGTTCTTGCACGGCTTGGCCGAACGGTTACGTACGCCAACGTCCTGAATAGTCCGGTGGAATCCCGTTCAGTAAAAGGGATGCAATGAGGGGATTGTAGCAGGGTGATCAATAGTAAGTATATTGTTATTAATTACTTACGATTGATCAATTATATCTGATGGAACAGTGGGCGGAGTTCCCGGCCGGTGGGAATCGCGAATCGAAGGCCGTGCCGATCCGTTGATGATCGGACCTGTTGACCTACTCCACCTTTGAGGGTCCCTGCCGCTCAAGCTTGATACCGAAGCCTCGGCCCTTGACGACGGCGTCGCCTCCGAACTTCTCCCGCACGGCGTCCAGCGCTTTGTCAACCTTGCTTTGGGTCGACCCAATTCCGCTGAAGAGCTCGCCCTGGACAACCTGACCGGCCTCGACGAGGTCATGAACGCCGATGCCGATCAGGCGGAAGGCACGTCCGTCGGTTTCCCGAACCAGCAGGGGTTCGGCGGCCTGGAATAGTTCTTCGGCTGACCGAGTGGCACCCTGTAGGCGGCGGCTGCGGGTTACGATGCGAAAGTCGGCCGTTTTGAGTTTCAGCGTAACCCCTCTGCCGGCGATACCGGCCTTTTTCATGCGCCGTGCCACCGTCTCGGCAAGCTGCCACAGTATCGGGCGCAGCCCGGCCAACTCGGCGGTGTCCCTGTCGAGGGTGGTCTCCGATGACATGCTCTTGGCCTTGCTCTCGGGGTCGACCCGCCGGTCGTCTTCGCCCCGTGCGCACAACCACAACCGCCGCCCGATCTTGCCGTAACGGGCGACAAGCTCGGCCTCGTCGATGCGGGCC
Protein-coding sequences here:
- a CDS encoding gamma-glutamyltransferase; protein product: MKLGWIGLVGVALALTVAYFPRESEEPLDTEMSWNASGHVGAVAAGDSRAVDAGIEILREGGNAADAAVAVILALSVTDYGQYCIGGEVPFLIYDTRREAVEVLSGQGAAPKLATLEHFSKIGGIPEGGDPNNLQAAAVPAVIDLCVTALERYGTRTFAQAARPVVEILDAGQEPWHPKLAGTLRRLIEAETQAEGDRLQGLRAVSDRFYRGDIAEELDAWYRKHGGLLRKEDLAAHRTWVEEPVAIDYRGYTVCKAGAWTQGPYLSQTLRLLEGYDLRQMGHLSADYIHVVAEAMKLALADRDRYYGDPRFVEVPLDSLLSDPYTLLRRPLIDLAKASLEVRPGDPYGMRPIQVSSKQVPRSVGESSDTTTCVVADRWGNVVAATPSGWGSQVDEGGSTGVTHGTRLVSLNTWEGHPNVVAPGKRPRITLTPTIVLKQGKPVIAISVAGGDHQDQVSLQLLLDAIEFGMEPARAVTVPRFATAHHTGSFSQPAPQLGSLSLYEGTDQGVADDLKSRGHRLQFVERVASPVMLQVDPEEGTVLVAGDPKAGRHAAALESEE
- a CDS encoding amidohydrolase family protein, producing MGHQDNADPTKKAGRKRGRRLSLIDTDVHNQPRCWNDLKPYLPAGMRERGFPIPDTAGTGYANPIGVLRRDAFPPRGGPPGSCYRTMRKQLLDAYDIDYAILTGAEIVGIGTSADYYYAPVMAGAYNDWLIEAWLGEDPRLFGSLAIAPQNPAAAAREIRRLGGHPRIKQTIMTSASRIPYGNPFYHPIYEAAQECNLPVAIHPGHEGSGISGPPTSAGYPSSYFEKHTNISQSYMAQLVSLVSEGVFEKFPGLKFVCIEGGFGWVPHLMWRFDKNYKALRIQTPWLKRLPSETILEHVRFTSQPIEEPPRTSQLLELFEMMRADRVLMFASDYPHWDFDSPLAAFPKVPKELGERIFWRNAQELYSLENQAPDVEEQRNG
- a CDS encoding DUF2141 domain-containing protein, with protein sequence MRHSIPVSVALLLLFSSIPESLFAASRVAVTVNKVRPGRGKLHITLVNKAQFLMRKKLKKPLQKGIVKPLGKSVQYEFQDVPPGDYAVQVLQDFDEDGFMTDNWLGLPKEPWGMSNNPPVGLGGPKWERAKFTVTESSEVVKVSLDLR
- a CDS encoding Rieske (2Fe-2S) protein — its product is MAKRYRVCTTEELQPGERKIVDARGRSIGVFNIGGSYHALLNLCPHQRGPLCLGQVTGTMLPSPVGEFRYGLEGRIIRCPWHGWEFDVTTGRSVHKPDGVKLKVYPVTVEPARSGSRAENEPSVETFPVTVERQWIVLHV
- a CDS encoding FAD-dependent oxidoreductase, with protein sequence MSNHQPSIVVVGAGFAGAATAFHLARMGMERVTILEQEEVPGMHASGQNAAMVRQVVPHESIAALARGGAAFLRNLPRDWPLETHFEQNGSFLLASAGDSARLKQDGARSCERGVPAEWWPIERIVEAVPILEGSPAEGGLWCPTDGVVDIHNLLQGYLKAAASLGARLKTSSPLRRIVVRQGRVCGVQTESEEIKADIVVNAAGAWARQIGQLAGASPVPLVPYRRHLFVTEPLDWVESQWPIVWDLSRDLYFRPESGGLLLCPCDEEAQEPGLAADDPAALQMLADKVTRYYPRLADLPIRRSWAGLRTLAPDGRLVVGWDSSVEGFFWLAGLAGHGVAASYSVGLLAASLVLREPSGAAPAAFSPGRFH
- a CDS encoding sugar phosphate isomerase/epimerase, with protein sequence MKFAMHNWMRQESIETTIERLHRLGYDGIEISGEPTQYDTSQVARLLEKYQLACWGSHSIMMPGRDLVSEEASVRAETVKYMQACVRMVHELGGSIFVIFPSECNRLARVAGPDQEWRWGIEGVRQIAEYAAERGIRVGVEALNRFETHFINRHDQALALADEVGPEVGVALDAFHMNIEEVDPLQAIRNVGSRLIDFHVADNNRRPPGQGSYDWKAVIRTLREVGYDSYLTQEFVNPVDRTPLGVRKEAGSGEVSADMLKFLQDHGSGVISTEEYDESVRQGITYLKTLV